The following coding sequences lie in one Streptomyces venezuelae genomic window:
- a CDS encoding type III polyketide synthase produces the protein MPRLCKPSVRVPEYVITAEETLQFAESVHAGKPQLPLALRLIRNTGVLKRHIVQPIEQTLAHPGLTERNRIYEAESKKRTPEVVEEALANAEVNARDIDAIIYVSCTGFLMPSLTAWLINKMGFRSDTRQIPIAQLGCAAGGAAINRAHDFCVAHPGSNVLIVSCELCSLCYQPDMDDIGSLLSDGLFGDAVAAAVVRGTGGTGIELERNSSYLIPDTEDWISYSVRDTGFHFQLDRRVPGTMEPLAPVLRDFAAGHQWDASNLDFYIVHAGGPRILNDLAKFLDVDRKVFRHSWSTLTEYGNIASAVVLDAALRLFEEDTPMPDATGLIAGFGPGITAEMALGRWNSDTPPAAG, from the coding sequence ATGCCTAGGCTATGCAAGCCGTCAGTGCGTGTGCCGGAATACGTCATCACAGCGGAAGAGACGCTTCAATTCGCCGAGAGCGTCCACGCCGGAAAGCCGCAACTGCCCCTGGCGCTGCGGCTGATCCGCAACACGGGGGTGCTGAAGCGGCATATCGTGCAGCCCATCGAGCAGACCCTGGCCCACCCCGGCCTGACCGAGCGCAACCGCATCTACGAGGCGGAGTCCAAAAAACGCACCCCCGAGGTCGTCGAGGAGGCCCTGGCCAACGCCGAGGTCAACGCCCGCGACATCGACGCCATCATCTACGTGTCGTGCACCGGCTTCCTCATGCCCTCGCTGACCGCCTGGCTCATCAACAAGATGGGCTTTCGCTCCGACACCCGCCAGATCCCCATCGCCCAGCTGGGCTGCGCGGCCGGCGGCGCCGCCATCAACCGGGCCCACGACTTCTGCGTGGCCCACCCCGGCAGCAACGTCCTGATCGTCTCCTGCGAGCTGTGCTCGCTGTGCTACCAGCCCGACATGGACGACATCGGCTCCCTGCTCTCCGACGGCCTGTTCGGCGACGCGGTCGCCGCCGCCGTGGTGCGCGGCACCGGCGGCACCGGCATCGAGCTGGAGCGCAACTCCTCCTACCTCATCCCCGACACCGAGGACTGGATCTCCTACTCGGTGCGCGACACCGGCTTCCACTTCCAGCTGGACCGCCGGGTGCCCGGCACGATGGAACCCCTCGCCCCGGTGCTGCGCGACTTCGCCGCCGGCCACCAGTGGGACGCCTCCAACCTCGACTTCTACATCGTGCACGCCGGCGGCCCGCGGATCCTCAACGACCTGGCCAAGTTCCTGGACGTGGACCGCAAGGTGTTCCGCCACAGCTGGTCCACGCTGACCGAGTACGGCAACATCGCCAGCGCGGTCGTCCTGGACGCCGCCCTGCGCCTGTTCGAAGAGGACACCCCGATGCCCGACGCCACCGGGCTGATCGCCGGATTCGGCCCCGGCATCACCGCCGAGATGGCCCTGGGCCGCTGGAACAGCGACACCCCGCCCGCCGCCGGCTGA